Genomic DNA from Perca flavescens isolate YP-PL-M2 chromosome 23, PFLA_1.0, whole genome shotgun sequence:
ATCCCTAAAtgctttagggccaaaatacatttctgatctgctactacactatgacccacccagacttcttaggtcgtctgggacaggtctacttgttgttcccagagtcagaactaaacagggggaagcagcgttcagtttttatgctccacatatctggaacaaactcccagaaaactgcaggtctgctgcaactctcagttcttttaaatccaggctgaagacatatctttttaatgttgcctttctttaaataacctatctttaactgctctttctttaaaattcttatactgcaatatacattttattcttgtcttttaatgatcttaaattattgttaattgttttaatgctttgaaattgtttttaattgttttctaactgtttttaatgtttcatgtttcatgtaaagcgctttgaattgccttgttgctgaaatgtgctatacaaataaagctgccttgccttgccttgcctgtgtatttcatgtttgtttttttttctcgctcATTGTTATCTTTCTCGTTCTTGCTTAGAGAGGGAGATCACTATTGTTCTTGTTTCTGAAAAAaggcaataaaaatgtgaatgacaaaaaaaaaattgggtgTGTTCTTACACAGATGGGTGAGGTTTCTGCAGAAGGCCTCACCTTGGATCTGCTGAGGGAAGCCAGGGAGGTGGTGAGAAGCAGCCCCCTGGGTGTCATCAACACTCCCATGATCCCCTGGTGCCAGACAACCCTGCCTCTCGACATCCACTGCAACATCCACATCAAATTGGAAAACATGCAGAGAACTGGTTGGGTGTAACCACTTTGATTCATCTCACACAGCCACATCTCGCCTCATTACTTAAGAATTGTCTTACTTTTAATTGACAGGGTCGTTCAAGATCAGAGGAGTGGCCAATCAGTTTGCCAGGAGACCGAAGGGAAGTCATTTTGTCACCATGTCTGCTGGGAACTATGGGAAGTCTTTTGCGTACGCCTCAAAACACTATGGTTCAAAGGGCAAGGTGGTGATGCCAGAAACAGCCCCTGTGTCCAGATCCAGCCTCATACAGGTTAGGGTTATCTGCTGACAGCTTACAAACCCTCAAATCCATTGTGCAGGATGTGATATTATGTCACTTTATGCTGTGATTTGTTTGTAGTTGTAGCCACATTTGTTTCTCTTCATTAATCTCAAAAAGACATATTCCTTTGGTTGCCAGGTTGTCAGGgtgcaaaattaacttttttgtccaccggccaaatggctagtaaatgttcaaattttaccagccatttaatacattacaatagttttgttttggctggtgagttaagcaaatctaccagccacttgcatatttcacCAGGATTTGACtagtagatggtgctaattttgtacCCTGGTTGCAGTTGTGCTCTGTAATGAAAGTGTCCTTTTCGTCCTCAAGAGTTTCGGGGTGGAGGTGGAGCGAGTTCCTACCTCCTGTCTGATGAATGTAGTGAACCGCTGTGTTCAGGAAGAGAACATGACCTTCCTGCACTCCTACGATGACTTGGATCTAATAGCAGGACATTCCAGGTACACTCAAAGGCTGACAGTGCATTCTGGATTATTCAAACTTCTGTCTATTAGAACTAaacctgtgtgcgtgtgtgttggtTGGTGGGTGGGTGCATGCATGTTTGTGGTCCGTGTGTGCTCGGTCCAGTCTAGGTATGGAAGTTCTGGAGGTGATGCCTGAGCCtgatgtggtggtggtgtgcTGTGGTGGAGGGGGACTGCTGGCAGGTGTAGCTGCTGCCATCAAACTGTCAGGCTGTGATAAGACCAGAATATACGGCGTGGAACCAGAAGGAGGTAAATCTAACACAGACGAGTAAAAGCATCACCTGCAGTATTAGCTTCACATGAAGAGCCACCACGTATCCCAGCAGCTCAGTGAACTTTGGGCTTGTTGTGTTTCTGCTTTAACTCAGCCTGCACCATGTACAAAAGTTTCATTGAGAAGAAGCCAGTGGGCATGGACACCCAGAGCATTGCCTCAGGACTTGCACCACCATTTGCAGGTACTCTATCACGAAAGTTGTTTCTCTCAATCTTTCTCTCCATTGCTTTAAATTAGACTCGGTTATTAGAAGTATGTTCTTTACTCTGTGAAGGATGCAGGTATAAATGTTATTGTCTGGcattccctgctacagcgggtGAGAAATTGCTACAAGAGTAATGCTTTTAGAGTGAAGAATTTCTTACTGTGACTGTAATTTGGGTCTCTCTCATTTACTTTGCATCCCAGGCACACTGCCCTTTGAGTTGTGTCAGCGTTATGTGGAGGGTATTGTCCTTATAAACGATGaagagatcaaggcggccgtgTCCACCCTCTACCGGTCTGGACTTGTGGTGGAGCCGTCGGGCTCTGCTGCGTTCGCTGCCATCGTCAACAACAAGATACCCGAGCTGGAGGGGAAGAACGTGGTGTGCATCCTCAGCGGAGGTAACATCGGAAAAGACGAGCTTACCAACTTCCCAGACTGACGAATATGCACTACTATAATGTGACTTTTCTTAGCGTAACACTGTGAAGAGGAAAATCTATTCAGGTCAAAATGTTATCAGTCCAACTAACTTTATGAGGAAGTCTCAGTTATAACAGAATACTTGTTTGGGAAGTGCAGATGAATCATGATTAAATTAACATTAATTTTCTATAACCAAACTCTCTAGATGAGTATTTTAAGTGCCACAatctcaagtctcaagtcaatCTCAAGTCAAAGTTACATTGAAATTTCATTTCAATGTAATTTTGTTTGTTCCAGTGTGTTTTAATAAACGCCTCCTAAATCTCATTTCATTAAGAGTATGTTGTTGtgccctcaaaaaaaaaaactgaatgaaaGTGAATAAAAAGTAAACATCCAGGTGCAAGTTAAGTAATGCTgtgacattttacatttctattGGTTAGAGAATTTTAGCATCCCTACACTtgatatattataataaaaaggtaatttagggtgatttaaaagaacaaagCTGCATCAAAATGTTTTAGACAACCAGTACATTTAATATTCTTGTGCTGACAGGGTTTGACTGATTCTTTCATGTCGTTGTTgtggattatatatatatatatatatatatttttatatttttttttatcctcttgAGATCTGGCAGATATTTGGCCCAGAGCATTTTAGATTCATTATTCACCAACTGCTGGCATGAGACCAGTTTTACATCACTGTCCCCTACTGTCCAAAAAGGTTCAAAGTAATGACGCAGCATGAAAAGTGTCTGTGGGAACTTGAAATgacgctaaaaaaaaaaagtgttaagacTTCCCCAACTGCCTCTCAAACTTCTAGTCTAACAATAACATAGAAAATGTAAGCAGGAGAAAAGACAAGTATAGTCCATGAAAACAACATAAATTTTCTTTTCAGCTGGGaaaaatttgacttttttgtagTTAACGTTGATTTGAGTTTTGTGGAGTGCCCAAAAGACAATGTTTACATGTTTTGGGACTTCACAATGTGGTGAAATAACAGCAACTGCAGGAAAGCCATTTATATCAATCCACATCTCATATGAAAAAAggcaaccattttttttttttataagtccTGTTCCGGTCCTTTTTCCTGTCACAGCTACATGACGTCCTTGATGGCCATCCTGCATACAACTGCGTCAAGTAGAGTTCCACACTTCTCCTCCTGCGCTGTGACTTTATACAGCTGAAACAAAGGCAACAAAGGGGTAAGATTAAAAGAGATGCCACGGAAATCCATTTAGTAAGTACGGCCATAGCTGTCAGTTATGGCAGAGATGGAGAACCTTTTTGATTTTTGCATGGTCTGTCAGCGAGGAGACCTCTTCCGCTGGAACCTGGCGTCCGCTCACCCTGGCTGAGATGTCTGACACAAGCTGTGACTCATCTTTGCTGTGAACCAAGACCACCAGGACAGAGTCATCGCCATCAGAGCTCCCAAACCTTTTGAACGCCTCGGAGATCTGTATTAGGGAAGGCAAATAAATGATAGGATTCATTTTTGTTAGGAGTTCATTCATGTGCAtcgggtggcagtagctcagtctgtaggggaCCTGAGGGTCattggttcaagtccccgtacggaccacagtacggagtgtggactggtagctggagagatgccagttcatcTCCTGGGCTATGCCAAGGTGCTTTTGAGCAAGCCACCGACCCCCCCCCTCTCACCCTGACATCTCtctatttgtgcatgtataggacctgagcatgtctgtgtatgtcaggcctgtgtgtagtgtgttctaaCAGAGTATACAATTGTAATTTCctcactggggatcaataaaaagtatactttttatttatttatcagatGCTCCTATCAACGGCAAGCATACTTGCAAcaaatttgaatacattttcattCCATCTGTAAATATCTAAACGTGCATCTGCAATTAGCCATGTTGAGAGCAACACATATTCCCGCATGTCTAACGTGATAAAGGTTTGGTACATTATAGGCTTTAAAGATGCATTTTTAGACCAAGAATTGGATAATgatataaagaaaataaagttttgGTTACTTACATTATTAGTAGGTGACAGGTTGAAGATTATTTCTGAGTATAAACTTCTTGTCTTCATTTTCCCAATTTTCTGTAAGTTAACAGCCTTGTTGACTGCTACCAGCACTTGGAAAGGATCCACCAGCTAAACGAAAAAAAGAAAGTCTAATCGCCACAGTTCCACTGGCACCTTTTTACTTCCCATTATAGTTCTGTGCGTCTATGCGTATGCATTTTAAAACTCAATAAAAATGTAAgttacaaaaaaattatatacaGTTCTGTGCGGAAAGCAATGCTTTAGTTAGCTAATAAATATACATAGGAACATGCCTAAATGCACATATAAGTTTGATAAAAACGTAGTTAAAGCTGAATAAAAATGTCTCACCATCGTTGGGTTGATCAAGGCACCATTTATTTTACCCTCCACCGCACACTGTCTCAGCTCTGCTGCATTTTTGACCTCCTTGAAAAGCATTTGAGTCACTGTGTGGTCGGGGAAAA
This window encodes:
- the tprkb gene encoding EKC/KEOPS complex subunit TPRKB isoform X1, with the translated sequence MHLTHKLELFPDHTVTQMLFKEVKNAAELRQCAVEGKINGALINPTMLVDPFQVLVAVNKAVNLQKIGKMKTRSLYSEIIFNLSPTNNISEAFKRFGSSDGDDSVLVVLVHSKDESQLVSDISARVSGRQVPAEEVSSLTDHAKIKKLYKVTAQEEKCGTLLDAVVCRMAIKDVM
- the tprkb gene encoding EKC/KEOPS complex subunit TPRKB isoform X2, with translation MHLTHKLELFPDHTVTQMLFKEVKNAAELRQCAVEGKINGALINPTMLVDPFQVLVAVNKAVNLQKIGKMKTRSLYSEIIFNLSPTNNISEAFKRFGSSDGDDSVLVVLVHSKDESQLVSDISARLYKVTAQEEKCGTLLDAVVCRMAIKDVM
- the srr gene encoding uncharacterized protein srr, which produces MGEVSAEGLTLDLLREAREVVRSSPLGVINTPMIPWCQTTLPLDIHCNIHIKLENMQRTGSFKIRGVANQFARRPKGSHFVTMSAGNYGKSFAYASKHYGSKGKVVMPETAPVSRSSLIQSFGVEVERVPTSCLMNVVNRCVQEENMTFLHSYDDLDLIAGHSSLGMEVLEVMPEPDVVVVCCGGGGLLAGVAAAIKLSGCDKTRIYGVEPEGACTMYKSFIEKKPVGMDTQSIASGLAPPFAGTLPFELCQRYVEGIVLINDEEIKAAVSTLYRSGLVVEPSGSAAFAAIVNNKIPELEGKNVVCILSGGNIGKDELTNFPD